From Loxodonta africana isolate mLoxAfr1 chromosome 2, mLoxAfr1.hap2, whole genome shotgun sequence, the proteins below share one genomic window:
- the LOC100660734 gene encoding olfactory receptor 2H1-like, with translation MTNTSFPVGFILLGFSKWPQMEKVLFWFVAFFYIMIIFGNLTIIVLSCIDPRLYTPMYFFLSNLSFLELCFTTTMVPQMLSNLWGLEKTITYTGCVIQLCVFLFLGATECILLVVMAFDRYIAVCQPLRYTIIMNPLLCWKLALTAWLSGLVESLIQSPITLQLSFCSHHRVDDFLCEVPALIRLACGDTSSNEWQLTISAILFTILPVGLILTSYGYIAQAVGKIKSEEGRQKAIATCSSHLLVVFMFYGTVAMVYTDPKNDFASKHGKFFTFFYTVVTPLLNPLIYTLRNKEVKEALLRLLIKGFSKQR, from the coding sequence ATGACCAACACGAGTTTCCCAGTGGGCTTCATCCTGCTAGGCTTCTCCAAATGGCCCCAGATGGAAAAGGTTCTCTTCTGGTTTGTGGCATTCTTCTACATTATGATCATCTTTGGAAACCTGACCATCATTGTGCTTTCTTGCATAGATCCTCGTCTCTATacacccatgtacttcttccttagcAATCTCTCTTTCTTGGAGCTTTGCTTCACCACAACTATGGTGCCCCAGATGTTGTCAAACTTGTGGGGACTGGAGAAGACCATCACCTACACGGGCTGTGTCATCCAGCTCTGTGTGTTCCTCTTTCTTGGTGCCACGGAATGCATTTTGCTGGTGGTGATGGCCTTTGACCGCTATATTGCTGTCTGCCAGCCACTGCGCTACACCATCATAATGAACCCACTTCTCTGTTGGAAGCTGGCGCTCACAGCCTGGCTCTCTGGCCTGGTGGAATCTCTGATCCAATCTCCCATCACACTCCAGCTGTCCTTCTGTTCCCACCACCGTGTGGATGACTTTCTCTGTGAGGTGCCTGCCCTCATACGCCTGGCTTGTGGAGACACCTCCTCCAATGAGTGGCAGTTGACCATCTCTGCCATCCTCTTCACCATCCTGCCTGTGGGGTTGATCCTAACTTCTTATGGCTACATAGCTCAAGCTGTGGGGAAAATCAAGTCAGAAGAAGGGAGGCAGAAAGCCATTGCCACCTGCTCCTCCCATCTTCTGGTTGTCTTCATGTTTTATGGGACAGTGGCAATGGTTTACACAGACCCTAAGAATGACTTTGCTTCCAAACATGGAAAGTTCTTCACCTTCTTCTACACTGTGGTAACACCATTGTTGAACCCTCTCATCTATACCCtgagaaacaaagaagtaaaagaagCCCTGCTAAGATTGCTGATAAAGGGGTTCAGTAAACAACGATAG